The segment AACGATCGAAAACATCACGGCGAGATAGCCTGTTAATCTCTCAGTAGACTGTTAATCTCACCTTAATCGAAAAAATTCGCTCGCCCTCAACCCCTCTCTGTCGCGTGTTTATGAGAAACTGTGGAAATATTTCAGGAAGCTTCGAGGGATCTGACTGTCGCCTGGCGGGAATTGGTCTACCTGCTGCTTATAGCGTTAGGTATGCGTTTCGAGCACGGCCCCGTAATCTCCGATCGACATTCTTATCATTTTTTCACTCGAATGACTTTCAGCTATCTCGCTCGGTATCTTAATTGCGTTCCGGTATATGGTGCAGTGGGTCATTTACATTGTCTTAATCGGCGCCATTCTCGCCTGTATCGGTGGCTCGGCGTACCTCTGGTAAGCGCATCCCTTTGTAACGAGATTTATCTAGACACGATAGACCGCGTGACCGACAATATAGCCGCACTACGTTTCCCCATCTTTCGGTTACTCTATCATCCGCCATTATGTTTCTTTAGGTTCGCATGGAGCATCGAGAAGAAGGCGGTCGAAGCGCACGAAGTACTCGAGGAGGATTCTAGCCAAACGGCTTACTTCGTCTACGCAATAGCTTTGTCTACCGTCACTGTAAGAATCATTCTTGCTCTCAGATACACACTATGATTACACTCTCGAAtcacaaaaatattagaaaacaatttgaaattgaagcaacgTAAATATGACAAGGCAATTCCGGTGCAATGAGGTGAATTAATTCAGCACGACTTAATTGGCCCACCCCCTGTATAAGTAAAACAGTGTACGGGTGATTATGAAAGTAGTTCAGAGTTTTGCGAAACAGTTTATTTAGTTGGATTTTTCACTCGGACCACTTCCATAATTACCACGACTTAGAGGAGCTGCCTGCGAGCTGTGGTTGCAGCAAAGTTAATGCCCCGTTCACAGACGTTTCACCGGAAACTAGCAGCGCTTAAGCTCCGCTAGATTCAAGAAACTACCGAAATCTCGGCAGCGGCGAAAGTTCCGCGTACACAGTGTCACGATTTGCAGGTCGTCACGCTTCTGATCGTTCTGGTAATGCGAAAAAGAATCGCCCTCGTGATGCAGCTGTTTCGCGAGGCAGGGAAAGCGGTCTATGCGATGCCGGCTCTGCTTCTTCAACCGATATACGTAAGTTATATTCGTATTATATTCGTAAGTTATATTCGTGTACGTAAGTAATATGGGACGACAGCGCGATAACGTGTCTCGTGAAAGTGTGCTGGTCACTCGACTGCGTTTACAACATTTAGCATATGAAATCATCTGTAGTATTCGAATCAATATCCAGGGGGGTCGTAAAATCGTGTTGGCGAAAGTAGAAAATGATCTGGGCCATCCTGTATGGTGAATATGAATTGATTTGCAGCGTGAAACTTTTATATTAAGACGAACTATGTACAGATATAAAAAAagtaatacagtaaatcctcgacttacgcggattCTTAGAAGCGAATCAGGAAACTGTGTTTTGCTTGTGTACAGCGGAGGCATTCAACTATTTATGagtgatcaatagactgcggatttttatgcatttatgcagaAATTGGCCAGGCGGAATATAAACcagtgaaaaattagaaaaatctaaaaatagtGTTATGTTCTTTTCAGTTGTAAAAACTTAttaggggatgaaatgaatttgtatTTAACTCCTGCTTGCCCACAATCGACGctgaacatttatattttgcataaagatccgcagtctagtgatcaattttccatgaacatggattatttgaattttcctttcaaaTCAGTACATGCATGTAGTATGTACAAAGCAGAACGTATTAATAACCTTTCAGCGGTGGGGCTCAGGCGCTATTCGACTAACGCGGAAATCGCTGGAACGAGTTaaccgcgtaagtcgaggacttatTGTATCGAGAAAATATTTTCGCTTTTCACAGCCAAAGAATTCATTATCCGTACTACTAGAACAAAGAAGTTCATGAACTATGAATGGAGATACTATGGATATAGAGAAACCGACGTAAATGTGAATCGTACCCAGATTTCTCAATTCCGAGCATTTGGAACTCGCAAAAGTCTAGACAAATAAAATAGCAAGAACAAAAGTATCGTCGCAATCAACGGGAACACGATGCAGTATACGGGAACACGGATACCATGACACATTAAAGTGAAAAAATTATCGGGCACCGTTAAGAATAAATGAGAAACGATTGAaacgcgataacgaacacgaaCGGGCAAAACCCTTCGGGCGTTTCATATGCAGAAAGTTGCAAACGTAAATACTTTCGCGAGCCGCGTACCGTCTATCGAAGTCTGTCGGAAACGAGgaaaatcatatttttagaccTATCTGCTGATCGGTTTGACGGTGTGCGCGTGGGTGTACTGCATGCTGTGGATCGAGAGCGCGGGCAACATCTACAAGAACCGGAAAGATCATATCCACTTCAGGAAGGACGGCTTGTTGATCGTAAGTTTTGTATACATAGGATAAGTCGTCGCTCGGTCGCGAGTGAAAAACATTAAAGTGCGCATAAACCGTCGCGGTGTTTTGCAGGCAAGCAGGTGGTACAATTTGTTCTTCTTTTTCGTGACCTGCGAGTTCCTCCTCGGCTGTCAGCACGTTGTCGTCGCCTGCGCCGTTGCACGGTGGTTCTTCACCAGGTGACACTTTGATCAATATCATAGTTTGCCGGTGGATTGCTTTCTACCAGCGGGAATTTCCATGGACAGCGACACGGGATACCTAACGCTGTTAGATCACTACGGTACACGACGGTCATATGTTCCTAGCTGGACATAAATTAGCTTCTGAAATGGCTTACGGAGATTTTTTCACTTCGGTAGCTACGTGAAAAGCGCTTTAAAATCGCGATGAAAATTCTTATAAcgattgggttggcaagaaagtaatttcggtattttaaggtgaaataaaaccgaatttctttattcatgcgacgaactttaatcgataaaataatttcttatccATCCTTTTTGGCAGAAGACCATCGAACACAAGGGAATATATCGTATTCATTGAAGTTCATTGGTTGAATAAAAGAAttcggctctatttcaccttaaaataccgaaattactttcttgccaactcaatacactgcggatctttatgcatttagaaggaaattgagtagatgaaattcaaaattgttgaaagagggaagaaataaacttcaattatttcctgcaaccgatgcagacaatttttattttgcataaagatctacagtCCAGTTATAACGTTGATTTTGGTTCATGAAAGCTTTACCAACCATCTTTATTTAGAATCGTCCAAATAGAAGCCAAATATGAATTTCCTGTTTTTCTAGACTGACACCTCAAACAGTTGAAAATTTATCTAATTATTCGAATCTTTCTGCCATTTTATTTCTCTTCTATTCGGTTTTTCTATTAAAAGCATCATCACATCCGCAATCtggttatgaagaaattaaatttttggggGATAGGATtcttcataattagactgcagatgtgaTGTATTTATAGGAAAAATTAGTAGGAGGAATAATGGATCCTATTAACCCCCGTACGTTCCGAACATTGCGTTCTACACACTCGTTTTAGACCCGAACGATCTCATTTTAAGCTAATTTAACTTTACCTGAGGTTCGCAATGTCGAAGAAGGCATTTAGTGAATGAATCATTTCTCTCTCCATCAGATtgacttttgatcaattttccattttaattgagctagactatttttatttcgcaagatCCGCGCAGTCtgttcataactgtttcgatcagAACGTTTAAGTGTTCGAAACTTCGCGTCATTGTTGAAACATCGTTGACAGAAAACGTCATCTTCAGAACCAGGAACAACCTTGGAAGTAGATGACACAAAAGAAAAATCACGGTTTCTGTTCATTGGCCAAGTGTAAATTCGTTCTTGATACTTTCTCTTGATCCCAATCGTCATCGACTATAAGTCCTTAATTGTCACCAAAAAAAATATAGATGGAGACAGTTGAATTGGGTTGATCGGGTAAACTAAAGCGTCGAATCGTGCTCTCGTTTGATTGTCGAAAGACGAATGAAATCGACTAAACGTGTGCTATTTGCTGACTAGTTCAACTGTCGCCTCTCCAAGGAGGATTTCTGTTCTACGTGCTACTCGTGTTCAATCTGTGATTAATTAGAACACGAGTCGCGAGTGGAAGATATTAATGAAATTCTGTTGCCAAACAAACAagaatattctagaatattTGAGTTTTCATACTATGGTCGGGGGCTATCCTCCTTCCTTCCCCATATAAGAGTAAAGGgtctgaaaaaattattcttaTTCTCCACTTTTTGCCTTGTTGACGCTGGGACATAtcttattttgtttaattttaatattatatatgtatatacatatatattttaggATATTGAACAGATTTTAATTCCTGTTTACGTCCCATCGAATGAACTTTTATGCATGCTTGATTAAACCAAGTCACTCAGTTTGATGGACGAAGTGGGTAGTGTTGTCCAGCTAGGAAGCTTGCGTTGTCCACTATGGGACATGTCGATCAGTTCCACGTTCTTGAACCATTCGTAGATCCCGCACTTAAATTGATCTTACTCACCGTTCCCCGGATTCGTTCGTTTAAACGCGCAACGCTACTAATACGATTCCGGTTGGCGGAAGAAAGTCCATGAATGACAATCGGAGGAACCAATTCCCGTGTAATCGGTTCCCAGATAATCGAATTCTTAATTGTCCCCGTTTATGTGTGCGTGCCGGGGAAATTTCCGATTAACGACCACCAAATTGCAGAAAGCAATCCAGCCGGCCGTAAGAGGGATGGAGTGTGTGTGTGCATGGAACAATAAACTTCATTAAGGAAATATTTTCTGGACGCAGGGACAAGAAGCGGCTCTCCTGCACTGTATCGCGGGGCTTCGGTTATCTCGTGCGATATCACTTAGGTACGGTCGCGTTCGGTGCATTGGTTATTGGTATAGTTCGGCTCATAAGAGCGATAATTTCCTTCGTCCAAAATCGCCTGAAGCGGTACGATAACGACCTAGTGAGGGGAATATTGTGCTGCTGTCAATGTTGCCTCTGGTGTTTCGAATGCGCTCTGAAGTTCCTCACCAGAAACGCTTACATCGAAACAGGTATTAACCGCTTAAGTGCGGGGGCGTATCTCGCGCGAATCAATTCGAGCATCTTCGGCGAAGTGAATTCACCGGAAAAATTAGGATACGCGAAACGCATCGTTGTCATTTTTGCGAACAGGAGGTTCGAGAATTGTCTACGTTTTCTAGACGAAACTTGAGCAAGAGAAGGTCCACAAAAATTATAAACGCCGTTGCGCGCATTTACTGGttctgcactccaaattcaccgttTT is part of the Lasioglossum baleicum chromosome 6, iyLasBale1, whole genome shotgun sequence genome and harbors:
- the LOC143209678 gene encoding choline transporter-like protein 1 isoform X3 is translated as MGCCGCSDETSSKVEPTGYLVSNAVKKGDIYRVINGYDDCANVCGRNTPAETNPEFSCKGKDMTSERYLLMTVDSNGVKSRRCVANCTDQVLFLNRCVPKQVTDSTSSVIKKLGLENFYKVGSNIFSKSRIQEASRDLTVAWRELVYLLLIALAISLGILIAFRYMVQWVIYIVLIGAILACIGGSAYLWFAWSIEKKAVEAHEVLEEDSSQTAYFVYAIALSTVTVVTLLIVLVMRKRIALVMQLFREAGKAVYAMPALLLQPIYTYLLIGLTVCAWVYCMLWIESAGNIYKNRKDHIHFRKDGLLIASRWYNLFFFFVTCEFLLGCQHVVVACAVARWFFTRDKKRLSCTVSRGFGYLVRYHLGTVAFGALVIGIVRLIRAIISFVQNRLKRYDNDLVRGILCCCQCCLWCFECALKFLTRNAYIETAIYGCNFCTGGRKAFHALSSNILRVAAINSVGDFVLFLGKVLVVTLTIVSGIYLMQKKEGLHHPWVPIVVAGLFAFLVAHCFISIYEMVIDTIFICFCEDCEKNDGIGRPYFMSRGLMEFVENSKKALNYLDHEPSSPHP